The region CGGCCTCGCCGTCCAGGCCGACGTCTCCGACCAGGCGGCCGTGGACCAGGCGCTTGAGGAGGCGTCGCAGCAGCTCGGCGGCAGCCCGCGCATTGCGGTGAGCTGCGCCGGCGTCGGCCATGCGGCGCGGATCGTCGGACGCGAGGGCAAGCTGTCCTTCGACGTCTTCGAGAAGACGCTGCGGGTGAACCTCTTCGGCACCTACAACGTCATGAGCCATGCGGCCAGACGCATGATGGCGCTGGAACCGCTGGAGAGCGGCGAGCGCGGCGTGATCATCAACACCGCATCGGTTGCCTGGGAGGACGGGCAGCTGGGCCAGGCGGCCTATGCCGCCTCCAAGGGCGGGATCGCCTCCATGTGCCTGCCGGCGGCGAGGGAATTCGCCCGCGCCGGCATCCGCGTCAT is a window of Roseibium salinum DNA encoding:
- a CDS encoding SDR family NAD(P)-dependent oxidoreductase, whose protein sequence is MLISGHSALVTGGGSGLGAATARRFASLGARVAILDYDIDRARNVAAEIGGLAVQADVSDQAAVDQALEEASQQLGGSPRIAVSCAGVGHAARIVGREGKLSFDVFEKTLRVNLFGTYNVMSHAARRMMALEPLESGERGVIINTASVAWEDGQLGQAAYAASKGGIASMCLPAAREFARAGIRVMAIAPGLFRTPMMEGLPDEVAEAITANIPFPPRLGEPEEYALLAEHIVTNAFLNGTTIRLDGAVRLPPR